The ANME-2 cluster archaeon genome includes a window with the following:
- a CDS encoding DUF1673 family protein, translated as MVDKVKRMMGWCPNVGAMEARKAMQFDDIVVNASDSDNELPQLTSGWLTKYRNRILLYSLILMLVAIWLFISEGINRLDVFMTGIISGLVLSLFTGVTEWRKLNKAAAGGFRRLQVTRKQMLVNYLIIIGLIVIVIFISSYFAVKTGRNIRDISAFSSGFILIVWTQFFEVVYWEWKNKKTLIVEKASFYAVDAEVGGSK; from the coding sequence ATGGTCGATAAGGTAAAAAGGATGATGGGATGGTGCCCGAATGTGGGTGCTATGGAAGCCAGAAAAGCAATGCAGTTCGATGACATTGTGGTAAATGCATCCGATAGTGATAATGAATTACCTCAATTGACTTCTGGGTGGTTGACTAAATATCGCAACCGGATTTTATTGTACTCACTAATTCTCATGCTGGTGGCTATTTGGCTTTTTATTTCAGAAGGGATAAACAGATTGGACGTATTCATGACAGGTATAATCTCAGGTTTAGTGTTAAGCCTATTTACAGGAGTAACTGAATGGCGCAAACTCAACAAGGCTGCTGCCGGAGGATTTAGAAGGTTGCAGGTAACCAGGAAGCAGATGTTAGTTAACTATCTGATCATAATTGGACTCATAGTCATTGTCATCTTTATCAGCAGTTATTTTGCTGTAAAGACTGGCCGTAACATTAGAGATATTTCTGCCTTTAGTTCAGGTTTCATTTTAATTGTCTGGACCCAGTTTTTTGAAGTGGTTTACTGGGAGTGGAAAAATAAGAAGACATTGATTGTAGAGAAAGCATCTTTTTATGCAGTAGATGCTGAAGTAGGGGGGAGCAAATGA